In the Propionispora vibrioides genome, one interval contains:
- a CDS encoding methyl-accepting chemotaxis protein has product MGFFANLKVLYKLASLIVVALLAISCIGYTGFYYLNHSHSAMTALYQERLVPVQAIGEIRDLTRKANGAILETMLTTDDKKGQELQTTLQEAAQKVNEKLQFIEKLPLDDNARALLTKSNTTLNKYREARKEVLSLAAQHKNNEAFALYTTQVEPLALAFIGDLQELSNYYVTLSEQTNKASEDYFARAMIIVVSIFLLSCLLLIGSGIAIAKNITVPLTAMVELCRTFAAGDFRAQRQMAQRRDELGQLAEALEHTRSSLQGLIDQVRASVEQVAASSEELSSGAGQSAQAANQVALAITEVAKELENQVTAANETSAITQQMSAGIEQISANTAEASNSSQQAAGKATQGDASIQKAVSQMQHIDNTVTTLARVVAKLGERSKEIGQIVDTISGISGQTNLLALNAAIEAARAGEQGRGFAVVAEEVRKLAEQSQDAAKQISTLIGEIQGDTEMAVMAMEEGSREVKLGTEIVSTSGQVFQEIVAVIHQTSEQVTEIAAAIEQMASSSQQVALAAKEIDTLSRAAASETQTVSAATEEQLASMEEVSSASQTLARLATNLQGEISKFQI; this is encoded by the coding sequence ATGGGTTTCTTTGCCAATTTGAAAGTCCTTTATAAACTTGCCAGCTTAATTGTCGTGGCACTACTTGCTATAAGTTGCATTGGTTATACCGGTTTTTATTATTTAAATCATTCCCATAGCGCCATGACCGCCTTATACCAGGAACGACTGGTTCCGGTGCAGGCAATCGGCGAAATTCGCGATTTGACCCGCAAGGCTAACGGAGCTATTTTAGAGACCATGCTGACCACGGACGATAAAAAAGGTCAGGAGCTCCAGACCACACTGCAGGAAGCGGCCCAAAAGGTCAATGAAAAGTTGCAGTTTATCGAAAAACTACCGCTCGATGACAACGCCCGGGCCCTATTGACCAAGTCCAATACGACACTGAACAAATACCGGGAAGCACGAAAAGAAGTGCTAAGTCTGGCGGCACAGCACAAAAATAACGAGGCCTTCGCGCTATACACCACCCAGGTCGAGCCGCTGGCGCTGGCCTTTATCGGCGACTTGCAAGAGCTCTCTAATTACTATGTTACCCTGTCGGAACAGACCAACAAGGCCAGCGAGGACTATTTCGCCCGGGCCATGATCATTGTTGTGTCTATTTTCCTATTGTCCTGCCTGCTCCTGATCGGCAGCGGAATCGCCATCGCCAAAAACATTACTGTCCCGCTTACGGCTATGGTGGAGCTTTGCCGCACGTTTGCCGCCGGTGATTTTCGCGCCCAGCGGCAAATGGCCCAACGCCGCGATGAGCTGGGGCAGTTGGCGGAGGCGCTGGAACACACCCGCTCCAGCCTGCAGGGCCTGATCGACCAGGTTAGAGCCTCGGTTGAACAGGTAGCCGCTTCTTCGGAAGAGCTAAGCTCCGGCGCCGGACAGTCGGCCCAGGCTGCCAACCAGGTAGCCCTGGCCATCACCGAAGTGGCCAAAGAACTGGAAAACCAGGTAACTGCCGCTAACGAAACCTCGGCCATCACCCAACAGATGTCCGCCGGTATTGAGCAAATTTCCGCCAATACGGCGGAAGCTTCCAACAGTTCGCAGCAGGCTGCCGGCAAGGCCACTCAGGGCGATGCTTCCATTCAGAAAGCCGTGTCTCAAATGCAGCATATCGACAATACTGTAACTACCTTGGCCCGGGTAGTAGCCAAACTGGGGGAACGTTCTAAGGAAATCGGACAAATTGTCGACACCATTTCCGGCATCTCCGGCCAGACCAACCTGCTGGCCCTAAACGCTGCCATTGAGGCGGCGCGGGCCGGTGAGCAGGGCCGCGGGTTCGCGGTTGTTGCCGAAGAAGTACGCAAACTGGCCGAACAGTCTCAGGATGCAGCCAAACAAATCTCAACTTTGATCGGAGAAATCCAGGGAGATACCGAAATGGCGGTTATGGCTATGGAGGAAGGCTCCCGGGAAGTCAAGCTGGGTACGGAAATCGTCAGCACTTCCGGTCAGGTTTTTCAGGAAATTGTCGCAGTCATTCACCAGACTTCCGAACAGGTAACAGAAATCGCCGCTGCCATAGAGCAAATGGCGTCCAGCAGTCAGCAAGTCGCCCTGGCGGCCAAGGAAATCGACACCTTAAGCCGGGCGGCAGCCAGTGAAACGCAGACTGTTTCCGCCGCTACGGAGGAACAACTGGCTTCGATGGAAGAGGTTTCCTCCGCCAGTCAGACGCTGGCCAGGCTGGCCACGAACCTGCAGGGAGAAATCAGCAAATTTCAAATCTAG